One genomic segment of Intestinimonas butyriciproducens includes these proteins:
- a CDS encoding 3-keto-5-aminohexanoate cleavage protein encodes MNKLIITAALVGSLPTEAQNSKVPITPRTSWPGTPWPSIMPAPR; translated from the coding sequence ATGAACAAGCTGATCATCACCGCCGCCCTGGTGGGCTCGCTGCCCACCGAGGCGCAGAATTCTAAGGTGCCCATCACACCCCGGACGAGCTGGCCCGGGACACCCTGGCCTTCTATAATGCCGGCTCCGCGGTGA